The following proteins come from a genomic window of Plutella xylostella chromosome 22, ilPluXylo3.1, whole genome shotgun sequence:
- the LOC105389811 gene encoding uncharacterized protein LOC105389811 — translation MRTAHGYALALLCACASTAAARSFNITSLIIPPVVPSDQSEVEIECRYDANFTLLNWFKGPNEFFRYKPGSAPSTRSFPILGIGRVELITCGPVACRLRLGGLTEEASGLYRCDIERDVPPYQFASQKAFMVVDGHEHRRPLLEGLEKEFGEGDEMKAYCRGAPDSELRWYVNGREEEEMRGSANFRRNSSRLIFQGIPPTVTVQCAEFRFGRLSGSKEVKAKWKELRDCDETPQEQRNFSPLSVTLNSLILICMYLVSLKNTLLD, via the coding sequence ATGCGGACCGCGCACGGCTATGCGCTTGCACTGCTCTGCGCCTGCGCATCGACCGCCGCCGCCAGAAGCTTCAACATCACCAGCCTCATCATACCACCTGTCGTGCCATCCGACCAATCAGAAGTCGAAATAGAATGCCGATACGACGCCAACTTCACCCTACTCAACTGGTTTAAGGGACCCAACGAGTTCTTCAGATACAAACCCGGTTCTGCTCCCAGTACGCGCTCCTTCCCTATCCTCGGCATCGGCAGGGTGGAGCTCATCACCTGTGGGCCGGTCGCCTGCCGCCTTCGCCTCGGAGGACTCACTGAAGAAGCTTCAGGATTGTACAGATGTGATATAGAACGTGATGTTCCCCCGTATCAGTTCGCTAGCCAGAAGGCATTCATGGTTGTAGATGGTCATGAGCATAGAAGACCTCTACTTGAAGGGTTAGAAAAGGAATTCGGAGAAGGTGATGAAATGAAGGCGTACTGCCGTGGAGCGCCCGACTCTGAGCTCCGTTGGTATGTGAATGGAAgagaagaggaagaaatgagAGGTAGTGCTAATTTCCGGAGAAACAGTTCCAGATTGATATTTCAAGGGATTCCGCCAACAGTGACCGTTCAATGTGCAGAGTTTCGTTTCGGGAGACTTTCAGGATCAAAAGAGGTGAAAGCAAAATGGAAAGAATTGCGAGATTGTGATGAAACCCCGCAGGAGCAGAGAAACTTCTCACCACTCAGTGTTACACTAAATtcgttaattttaatttgtatgtatctcgtaagtttaaaaaatactttgcttgattaa
- the LOC105389806 gene encoding protein amnionless, whose protein sequence is MNKMCKIFFLHVLFFTSLSSSAVVKWIPSASFDLAINFNDKKLPCSKQTVVFPESIMETIRIRSKTHVKGLVLPVNSEISLETDAIEFGGGDKEDGCEEGNAYYLDRSASSWAQADVWQSDRFNEATPDAERIPCYDDLVEFPEESQFTVKMPDVSQVTRGIKVNGEVLYSTVQFIRHAFSFEEHEQSFVPNENLRLGVSINMKAECTSPAGCPCQKFPVKIDCSTKFCPKPTCLEPIKPIGHCCKICGGALAFEVDQSFIYQRFKELVQETVMSYGEERLVYHVGRIVSDTKELVQVVVLDKDGYTGTSAEVVNDLQYVAKTHSSQLWVAAMMSGSPLSKAGLGAKIAVSMFFVVAMFMGAIYAYYYKLPNIQLPSLGRDRRTAITRFQRRTDSVVTLTRRDSTVSLPSATAFRNPLYDSKRGRGDTDND, encoded by the coding sequence ATGAacaaaatgtgtaaaatattttttcttcacgtattattttttacatcaTTATCATCTTCAGCTGTAGTAAAATGGATACCAAGTGCGAGTTTTGATTTAGCAATAAACTTTAACGACAAAAAATTGCCATGTTCGAAACAAACTGTCGTGTTTCCAGAGAGTATTATGGAAACAATAAGAATACGTTCAAAAACTCACGTGAAAGGTCTAGTGTTGCCAGTTAACAGTGAGATCAGTTTAGAAACTGACGCGATAGAGTTTGGTGGTGGAGACAAGGAGGATGGCTGTGAAGAAGGTAACGCTTACTACCTGGACCGGTCAGCGTCTAGTTGGGCTCAAGCTGACGTGTGGCAGTCTGACAGATTCAACGAAGCCACACCAGATGCAGAAAGAATACCGTGCTACGACGACCTTGTAGAGTTCCCAGAAGAATCTCAATTCACTGTTAAGATGCCCGATGTGTCTCAAGTAACAAGAGGAATAAAAGTGAATGGGGAGGTCCTGTATTCTACGGTTCAATTTATTCGACATGCATTTAGTTTTGAGGAACACGAACAATCTTTTGTCCCTAATGAGAATCTGAGATTGGGCGTGTCTATAAATATGAAAGCAGAATGCACATCCCCGGCTGGATGTCCGTGCCAAAAGTTTCCTGTAAAAATTGATTGCTCAACGAAATTTTGTCCTAAACCTACTTGCCTAGAACCTATCAAGCCCATCGGCCATTGCTGCAAGATCTGCGGCGGCGCTCTCGCATTTGAAGTGGATCAATCCTTCATCTACCAACGCTTTAAGGAACTAGTTCAGGAAACCGTCATGTCATATGGAGAAGAAAGACTTGTGTACCACGTTGGAAGAATAGTCAGTGATACGAAAGAGCTAGTCCAAGTCGTTGTGTTAGACAAAGACGGATATACTGGCACAAGTGCTGAAGTTGTCAATGATCTTCAGTATGTGGCAAAGACCCACTCCTCTCAACTGTGGGTTGCTGCTATGATGAGTGGAAGTCCTCTGTCCAAGGCCGGTCTCGGTGCCAAGATAGCTGTTTCCATGTTCTTCGTCGTGGCAATGTTTATGGGTGCAATCTACGCGTATTACTACAAGCTGCCAAATATCCAGTTGCCTAGTTTAGGTCGGGATCGTCGCACGGCGATCACGAGGTTCCAGCGCCGCACGGACAGCGTGGTGACCCTGACCAGACGTGACTCTACCGTGTCTCTGCCGAGCGCCACCGCGTTTAGGAATCCATTGTATGACTCTAAAAGGGGGCGTGGAGATACTGATAATGACTAA